A genomic window from Hyla sarda isolate aHylSar1 chromosome 10, aHylSar1.hap1, whole genome shotgun sequence includes:
- the TAGLN gene encoding transgelin: MANKGPAYGMSRDVQSRIEKKYDEELEPRLIQWIKMQCGSDVGAPEEQGRYGFQQWLKNGVILSKLINSLYPRGSQPVKIPDPPPSMVFKQMEQVAQFLKAAEEYGVVKTDVFQTVDLYEGKDLAAVQRTIVALGSIAVTKNDGQYQGDPSWFMKKAQEHKRDFSDDKLKQGKNVIGLQMGSNQGASQSGMTGYGRPRQIIS; encoded by the exons ATGGCCAATAAAGGTCCAGCCTATGGTATGAGCCGCGATGTCCAGTCTCGCATAGAGAAGAAGTATGATGAAGAGCTGGAGCCCCGCTTAATCCAATGGATAAAGATGCAGTGTGGATCAGATGTGGGAGCACCTGAGGAGCAAGGAAGATATGGATTCCAGCAGTGGTTAAAGAATGGAGTG ATCCTTTCCAAACTGATAAACAGCCTGTATCCCAGAGGATCACAGCCCGTGAAgatccctgatccccctcccagtATGGTCTTCAAGCAGATGGAGCAGGTGGCACAGTTTCTAAAAGCAGCGGAGGAGTACGGAGTGGTGAAAACAGACGtcttccaaactgtagacctgtaCGAAG GAAAAGATCTGGCTGCCGTACAGAGGACAATAGTAGCTCTTGGGAGTATCGCAGTTACAAAAAATGACGGCCAATACCAAGGAGACCCATCCTGGTTCATGAA GAAAGCCCAGGAGCACAAGCGGGACTTCTCCGATGATAAACTGAAGCAAGGAAAGAATGTGATCGGTTTGCAGATGGGCAGCAACCAGGGGGCTTCCCAGTCTGGCATGACAGGGTATGGCCGCCCAAGACAGATTATCAGTTAA